A single window of Mastacembelus armatus unplaced genomic scaffold, fMasArm1.2, whole genome shotgun sequence DNA harbors:
- the LOC113131192 gene encoding interferon-induced protein 44-like isoform X1, which produces MGGKKSKPAPPPPLLNNPWRKINWGRDKHEALEYVNTYRPHNEDLQLRILLHGPVGAGKSSFINSVTSVLRQRMCNRATVGNVYEDCLTKQYKTYKIEKENGFYPFVFNDMMGMKYSSRRTRKIHVKDVKQALKGHVRDGVTFNPERKLLKEDRYYNRAPGLNDRVHILVFIIDANTESLMKQEIVETIQDIRDEAIDLGIPQVSIFTKIDTVCPEIKQDVKNVYSSRRLQEKMEHFSAEVGIPLNGIFAVKNYHAETNLSDDTDTLILSVLRHIINYAGDFLSTREDQRPHRQQSSM; this is translated from the exons ATGGGAGGAAAGAAATCTAAacctgctcctccacctccac TTCTCAATAATCCGTGGAGGAAAATAAACTGGGG CAGAGACAAACATGAAGCTCTCGAGTATGTGAACACCTACAGACCTCATAATGAAGACCTGCAGCTCAGGATCCTTCTTCATGGACCAGTTGGAGCAGGAAAGTCCAGTTTTATAAACTCCGTCACCAGTGTGTTAAGACAAAGAATGTGTAACCGGGCTACAGTGGGTAACGTCTATGAAGACTGTCTGACCAAACAG TACAAAACCTACAAGATCGAAAAAGAAAACGGCTTCTACCCCTTTGTCTTCAATGACATGATGGGGATGAAATACTCCAGCAGGAGAACAAGAAAAATCCATGTGAAAGATGTCAAACAGGCGCTGAAGGGCCATGTGAGGGACGGAGTCACG TTCAATCCTGAGCGTAAACTGTTAAAGGAAGATCGGTACTACAACAGAGCCCCAGGCCTGAACGACAGAGTCCACATTCTGGTTTTTATTATCGACGCAAACACAGAATCCCTGATGAAACAAGAAATTGTGGAGACGATCCAGGACATCAGAGATGAAGCCATTGACCTGG GAATTCCTCAAGTTTCCATTTTCACCAAAATTGATACGGTCTGTCCTGAGATCAAGCAAGATGTGAAGAATGTCTACTCGAGCAGACGGCTACAGGAAAAG ATGGAGCATTTCAGTGCAGAGGTGGGTATTCCCCTGAACGGCATCTTTGCTGTGAAGAACTACCATGCAGAAACCAACCTCAGCGACGACACCGACACTCTGATTCTGAGCGTCCTGAGACACATCATCAACTACGCAGGAGATTTCCTCAGCACTAGAGAAGACCAGAGACCACACAGACAACAGTCTTCAATGTGA
- the LOC113131192 gene encoding interferon-induced protein 44-like isoform X2 produces MGGKKSKPAPPPPLLNNPWRKINWGDKHEALEYVNTYRPHNEDLQLRILLHGPVGAGKSSFINSVTSVLRQRMCNRATVGNVYEDCLTKQYKTYKIEKENGFYPFVFNDMMGMKYSSRRTRKIHVKDVKQALKGHVRDGVTFNPERKLLKEDRYYNRAPGLNDRVHILVFIIDANTESLMKQEIVETIQDIRDEAIDLGIPQVSIFTKIDTVCPEIKQDVKNVYSSRRLQEKMEHFSAEVGIPLNGIFAVKNYHAETNLSDDTDTLILSVLRHIINYAGDFLSTREDQRPHRQQSSM; encoded by the exons ATGGGAGGAAAGAAATCTAAacctgctcctccacctccac TTCTCAATAATCCGTGGAGGAAAATAAACTGGGG AGACAAACATGAAGCTCTCGAGTATGTGAACACCTACAGACCTCATAATGAAGACCTGCAGCTCAGGATCCTTCTTCATGGACCAGTTGGAGCAGGAAAGTCCAGTTTTATAAACTCCGTCACCAGTGTGTTAAGACAAAGAATGTGTAACCGGGCTACAGTGGGTAACGTCTATGAAGACTGTCTGACCAAACAG TACAAAACCTACAAGATCGAAAAAGAAAACGGCTTCTACCCCTTTGTCTTCAATGACATGATGGGGATGAAATACTCCAGCAGGAGAACAAGAAAAATCCATGTGAAAGATGTCAAACAGGCGCTGAAGGGCCATGTGAGGGACGGAGTCACG TTCAATCCTGAGCGTAAACTGTTAAAGGAAGATCGGTACTACAACAGAGCCCCAGGCCTGAACGACAGAGTCCACATTCTGGTTTTTATTATCGACGCAAACACAGAATCCCTGATGAAACAAGAAATTGTGGAGACGATCCAGGACATCAGAGATGAAGCCATTGACCTGG GAATTCCTCAAGTTTCCATTTTCACCAAAATTGATACGGTCTGTCCTGAGATCAAGCAAGATGTGAAGAATGTCTACTCGAGCAGACGGCTACAGGAAAAG ATGGAGCATTTCAGTGCAGAGGTGGGTATTCCCCTGAACGGCATCTTTGCTGTGAAGAACTACCATGCAGAAACCAACCTCAGCGACGACACCGACACTCTGATTCTGAGCGTCCTGAGACACATCATCAACTACGCAGGAGATTTCCTCAGCACTAGAGAAGACCAGAGACCACACAGACAACAGTCTTCAATGTGA